Proteins encoded together in one Microbacterium sp. ABRD28 window:
- a CDS encoding small multidrug efflux protein: MVNPIADLILGFQNLVAQMPELLRPLIVALAGAVPFIEGEGASAIGIIGGIHPVVAGVAGFAGNLLCVAVIVFAGARVRTAVTTRGGREEPELSPRRQKVMRAYERYGTPGVSLLGPLLVPTQFTAAALVSTGVAPGRVLFWQAVAIALWTTLITLIITGVITFVG, encoded by the coding sequence ATCGTGAACCCCATCGCCGACCTCATCCTCGGCTTCCAGAACCTGGTCGCCCAGATGCCCGAGCTGCTCCGCCCCCTCATCGTCGCCCTCGCGGGTGCCGTGCCGTTCATCGAGGGCGAGGGCGCCTCTGCGATCGGCATCATCGGCGGCATCCATCCCGTCGTCGCCGGCGTCGCCGGCTTCGCCGGAAACCTGCTCTGCGTCGCCGTGATCGTCTTCGCCGGCGCCCGGGTCCGCACCGCGGTGACCACGCGCGGAGGACGGGAGGAACCGGAACTCTCGCCGCGCCGTCAGAAGGTCATGCGCGCCTACGAGCGCTACGGCACTCCCGGGGTGAGCCTGCTCGGCCCGCTGCTGGTTCCGACGCAGTTCACCGCCGCGGCGCTGGTGTCCACCGGCGTCGCCCCGGGCCGGGTGCTGTTCTGGCAGGCGGTCGCGATCGCCTTGTGGACCACCCTCATCACGCTCATCATCACGGGTGTGATCACGTTCGTCGGCTGA
- a CDS encoding histidine kinase, whose amino-acid sequence MTDVSRTASAFAPLPAARALARGVTATWWYTAGSVMIFQAVTLFFWLVPTLTGGEALEVAVYLAAAAVSLASSVPLLARYGRRRREDSDDEERFSSTVLWSLVVAAGAAAVVGVIASSVLEAAALVALAVLLLRWQPGVRLRLVTGVTVVLVAIWIIEPVATGRTLTGEVVFVYNLFSVLLPPTAVLCLWWWDIVLALDEARAAEGRLAAAQERLRLAGDLHDLQGHHLQVIALQLELAERMLPRDPLAAVEQVRLARASVDEARNGTRALAARFRGVPLSDELANAADLLRAAGLSVTLDVDPRADAAPADILGPVVRESTTNILKHGGGAWVRLSLAREAGGGGEVWRFGVSNDLPAPPTPAPATPAGSGLAGIAERVGSVGGAAHWEAAHERFALEVTVPAASVGGVA is encoded by the coding sequence GTGACCGACGTCTCCCGAACCGCCTCGGCGTTCGCGCCGCTGCCGGCCGCGCGCGCCTTGGCGCGCGGGGTGACGGCGACCTGGTGGTACACCGCCGGGTCGGTGATGATCTTCCAGGCCGTGACGCTCTTCTTCTGGCTCGTGCCGACGCTCACCGGCGGCGAGGCCCTCGAAGTTGCGGTGTACCTCGCCGCCGCGGCGGTGTCGCTCGCCTCGAGCGTGCCACTGCTCGCGCGGTACGGCCGGCGGCGACGGGAGGATTCCGACGACGAGGAGCGATTCTCTTCCACGGTGCTCTGGTCGCTCGTGGTCGCCGCCGGTGCCGCAGCGGTGGTCGGGGTGATCGCATCGTCGGTGCTCGAAGCCGCGGCGCTCGTCGCGCTGGCGGTGCTGCTGCTGCGCTGGCAGCCCGGTGTGCGTCTGCGTCTGGTGACGGGCGTCACCGTCGTGCTCGTCGCGATCTGGATCATCGAGCCGGTCGCGACGGGTCGGACGCTCACCGGCGAGGTCGTTTTCGTCTACAACCTGTTCTCGGTGCTGCTGCCGCCCACCGCCGTGCTGTGCCTGTGGTGGTGGGACATCGTCCTCGCCCTCGACGAGGCCCGCGCCGCCGAGGGCCGGCTGGCCGCGGCACAGGAACGGCTGCGGCTGGCGGGCGACCTGCACGACCTGCAGGGGCACCACCTGCAGGTGATCGCCCTCCAGCTCGAGCTCGCCGAGCGGATGCTGCCGCGCGACCCTCTCGCCGCCGTGGAGCAGGTGCGGCTCGCCCGCGCGTCGGTCGATGAGGCGCGCAACGGCACGCGAGCCCTCGCCGCGCGGTTCCGCGGCGTTCCGCTGTCGGACGAACTCGCCAACGCCGCCGACCTGCTGCGGGCGGCGGGCCTGAGCGTCACGCTCGACGTCGACCCCCGCGCTGACGCGGCGCCCGCCGACATCCTCGGTCCGGTCGTGCGCGAGAGCACGACGAACATCCTCAAGCACGGCGGCGGCGCGTGGGTGCGGTTGAGCCTCGCGCGCGAGGCGGGAGGGGGCGGCGAGGTGTGGCGGTTCGGCGTCAGCAACGACCTGCCCGCCCCGCCGACACCCGCGCCCGCGACGCCCGCCGGATCGGGGCTCGCGGGTATCGCCGAGCGGGTGGGCTCGGTCGGGGGAGCAGCGCACTGGGAAGCCGCGCACGAACGCTTCGCACTCGAGGTCACGGTGCCCGCGGCATCCGTCGGAGGTGTCGCATGA
- a CDS encoding response regulator transcription factor gives MIRILIADDEDMIRSALAALLRLEDDFEVVAECRDGEEAVAEAVRLRPTVCLLDLEMPGLDGVDAAARIRRQAGSRCVVVTRHARPGVLRRALSAGVDGFLPKSRRAQDVAAVIRDVAAGRRYVDPEIAADALTDERSPLTDRELDVLRAGSRGETIAEIAATLHLSPGTVRNHVSAVLGKLGLATRQQAAILARERGWI, from the coding sequence ATGATCCGGATCCTCATCGCCGACGACGAAGACATGATCCGCTCGGCCCTCGCGGCACTGCTGCGACTCGAGGACGATTTCGAGGTCGTCGCCGAGTGCCGCGACGGGGAGGAGGCCGTGGCCGAGGCGGTGCGGCTTCGGCCCACCGTGTGCCTGCTCGACCTGGAGATGCCCGGCCTCGACGGCGTCGACGCCGCCGCGCGCATCCGCCGGCAGGCGGGGTCGCGCTGCGTGGTGGTGACGCGCCACGCGCGGCCCGGGGTGCTGCGCCGGGCCTTGAGCGCCGGGGTCGACGGGTTCCTGCCGAAGTCGCGCCGGGCGCAGGATGTCGCCGCGGTGATCCGCGACGTCGCCGCCGGGCGGCGCTACGTCGACCCCGAGATCGCCGCGGACGCGCTGACCGACGAGCGGAGCCCGTTGACCGATCGTGAACTCGACGTGCTGCGCGCGGGGTCGCGCGGCGAGACGATCGCCGAGATCGCGGCGACGCTGCACCTCTCGCCCGGCACGGTGCGCAACCACGTCTCTGCCGTGCTCGGAAAACTCGGCCTCGCGACCCGGCAGCAGGCGGCGATCCTCGCGCGCGAGCGTGGCTGGATCTGA
- the sucC gene encoding ADP-forming succinate--CoA ligase subunit beta, with protein MDLYEYQARDLFEKYEVPVLAGIVADTPEEAKAAAEKLGGVVVVKAQVKTGGRGKAGGVKVAKTPDEAYEAAKAILGLDIKGHVVKRVMIAAGARIAQEFYFSVLLDRANRSYLSLCSVEGGMEIEQLAVEKPEALARVEVDPLTGIDHAKAVEIARAANFPDDLVDQVANVFVKLYDVYKGEDATLVEVNPLVLTEEGDVIALDGKVTLDENAEFRHPGHARLEDKDAADPLEAKAKENDLNYVKLDGEVGVIGNGAGLVMSTLDVVAYAGENHGGVKPANFLDIGGGASAEVMAAGLDVILGDPQVKSVFVNVFGGITACDAVAKGIVGALAELGSTATKPLVVRIDGNRVEEGRRILQEANHPLVTLASTMDEGADKAAELANA; from the coding sequence GTGGATCTCTACGAGTACCAGGCCCGCGATCTGTTCGAGAAGTACGAGGTGCCGGTTCTCGCCGGCATCGTCGCCGACACCCCCGAGGAGGCGAAGGCCGCCGCCGAGAAGCTCGGAGGCGTGGTCGTCGTCAAGGCGCAGGTCAAGACCGGAGGCCGCGGCAAGGCCGGCGGCGTCAAGGTCGCCAAGACCCCCGACGAGGCCTACGAGGCCGCGAAGGCCATCCTCGGCCTCGACATCAAGGGCCACGTCGTCAAGCGCGTGATGATCGCCGCCGGCGCCCGCATCGCCCAGGAGTTCTACTTCTCCGTGCTGCTCGACCGCGCCAACCGCTCGTACCTCTCGCTCTGCAGTGTCGAGGGCGGCATGGAGATCGAGCAGCTGGCCGTGGAGAAGCCCGAGGCGCTCGCCCGCGTCGAGGTCGATCCGCTGACCGGCATCGACCACGCCAAGGCCGTCGAGATCGCCCGCGCCGCGAACTTCCCCGACGACCTCGTCGATCAGGTCGCGAACGTCTTCGTCAAGCTCTACGACGTCTACAAGGGCGAGGACGCCACACTCGTCGAGGTCAACCCGCTCGTCCTCACCGAGGAGGGCGACGTCATCGCCCTCGACGGCAAGGTCACGCTCGACGAGAACGCCGAGTTCCGTCACCCCGGCCACGCGCGTCTGGAAGACAAGGACGCCGCCGACCCGCTTGAGGCCAAGGCCAAGGAGAACGACCTCAACTACGTCAAGCTCGACGGCGAGGTCGGTGTCATCGGCAACGGCGCGGGCTTGGTCATGTCGACCCTCGACGTCGTCGCCTACGCCGGTGAGAACCACGGCGGCGTGAAGCCGGCGAACTTCCTCGACATCGGCGGCGGCGCCTCGGCGGAGGTCATGGCCGCGGGCCTGGACGTCATCCTCGGTGACCCCCAGGTCAAGAGCGTGTTCGTGAACGTCTTCGGCGGCATCACCGCCTGCGACGCGGTCGCCAAGGGCATCGTCGGCGCTCTCGCCGAGCTCGGCTCCACCGCCACCAAGCCCCTGGTCGTCCGCATCGACGGCAACCGCGTCGAGGAGGGCCGCCGCATCCTCCAAGAGGCGAACCACCCCCTGGTGACGCTCGCCTCGACCATGGACGAGGGCGCCGACAAGGCCGCCGAACTCGCGAACGCCTGA
- the sucD gene encoding succinate--CoA ligase subunit alpha has protein sequence MSIFLTKDSKVIVQGITGGEGTKHTALMLKAGTNVVGGVNARKAGSTVLHKDKDGADVELPVFGSVAEAIEKTGADVSIAFVPAAFTKAAMIEAIDAEIPLLVVITEGVPVGDSAEAWAYATSKGNKTRIIGPNCPGIITPDEALVGITPANITGKGPIGLVSKSGTLTYQMMFELRDIGFSTAIGIGGDPIIGTTHIDALAAFEADPETKAIVMIGEIGGDAEERAADFIKANVTKPVVGYVAGFTAPEGKTMGHAGAIVSGSAGTAQAKKEALEAAGVKVGKTPSETAALMREIIEGL, from the coding sequence ATGTCGATCTTCCTCACCAAGGACTCCAAGGTCATCGTCCAGGGCATCACCGGCGGCGAAGGCACCAAGCACACCGCACTCATGCTGAAGGCGGGCACCAACGTCGTGGGTGGCGTGAACGCCCGCAAGGCAGGCTCCACTGTTCTGCATAAGGACAAGGACGGCGCCGACGTCGAGCTTCCCGTCTTCGGGTCGGTGGCCGAGGCCATCGAGAAGACCGGTGCCGACGTCTCGATCGCGTTCGTCCCCGCCGCGTTCACCAAGGCCGCCATGATCGAGGCGATCGACGCCGAGATCCCGCTTCTGGTCGTCATCACCGAGGGCGTGCCCGTGGGCGACTCGGCGGAGGCCTGGGCCTACGCCACCTCGAAGGGCAACAAGACCCGCATCATCGGGCCGAACTGCCCCGGGATCATCACCCCCGATGAGGCTCTGGTCGGCATCACCCCGGCCAACATCACCGGCAAAGGCCCGATCGGCCTGGTGTCGAAGTCGGGCACCCTGACCTACCAGATGATGTTCGAACTGCGTGACATCGGCTTCTCCACCGCCATCGGCATCGGCGGCGACCCGATCATCGGCACGACGCACATCGATGCGCTGGCCGCGTTCGAGGCCGACCCCGAGACGAAGGCGATCGTCATGATCGGTGAGATCGGCGGTGACGCCGAGGAGCGCGCGGCCGACTTCATCAAGGCGAACGTCACCAAGCCCGTCGTCGGCTACGTCGCCGGCTTCACCGCGCCCGAGGGCAAGACCATGGGTCATGCCGGCGCGATCGTGTCGGGCTCGGCCGGAACGGCCCAGGCGAAGAAGGAGGCGCTCGAGGCCGCGGGCGTCAAGGTCGGGAAGACCCCGTCTGAGACTGCGGCCCTCATGCGCGAGATCATCGAGGGGCTCTGA
- a CDS encoding nitroreductase family deazaflavin-dependent oxidoreductase, whose product MPLKGEYKPSTSQWAREQAEQYEASGGTEANLLRGVPIIVLTTVGAKSGGLRKTALMRVEHEGRYAVVASKGGAPDEPAWAANMRAHAHVELQDGAVKRDYLARELSGDEYSEWWNRSAEVWPDYNEYQKKTDRKIALFVLEPFDPPSE is encoded by the coding sequence GTGCCGCTGAAGGGCGAGTACAAGCCCAGCACGTCGCAGTGGGCCCGTGAGCAGGCCGAGCAGTACGAGGCCTCGGGCGGAACCGAAGCCAATCTCCTGCGCGGCGTGCCGATCATCGTGCTGACCACGGTCGGCGCGAAGAGCGGGGGCCTGCGCAAGACGGCGCTCATGCGCGTCGAGCACGAGGGGCGCTACGCGGTCGTCGCGTCGAAGGGCGGCGCCCCCGACGAGCCCGCGTGGGCGGCGAACATGCGCGCGCACGCGCACGTGGAACTGCAGGATGGGGCGGTCAAGCGCGACTACCTGGCGCGCGAGCTGTCGGGCGACGAGTACAGCGAGTGGTGGAACCGCTCGGCCGAGGTGTGGCCGGACTACAACGAGTACCAGAAGAAGACCGACCGCAAGATCGCGCTCTTCGTCCTCGAGCCGTTCGACCCGCCCTCGGAGTAA
- a CDS encoding polysaccharide deacetylase family protein: MFPVVLIGALALVACAPATDAAWRPTAFPAARVAVTEFPAAIDPATVPALRPIRIRNDEVGVQARVALLPGRTPLNDRVVGAVREAIGAREAATGVSYAPQVQARGAGLGERMCITGSTRLPAAELLADPRLGPVNGSGTAVACDIVVAAGPYLGVRVRTVSGDAATIGGDTSTTLYTDLRTGETLSADALWTPEAGPALWGDIVEALRRDAGALSLAPVQPPDEAGLAVIGAALARSVPAGGAVVIEVPAGFSPPELQALGIAATTEPMPVAVPLEVAAPYLTPFGAGLVGAVASALPYEAPASIPAGADAIDCELVPCVAVTYDDGPSEYTAGILDELRARGAAATFYVLGEKARGWADTLRRMRDEGHEIANHSWSHPSLPSLTDEQVAAQLRDTSAAIQNVVGTRPTNFRPPYGEYNQNVLRIAGLPAILWDVDTFDYQRPEVDTLISRAVDAPRPGSIVLMHDIHPGTAAAAAATYDGLLDRGFSLVTVTQIFEGDVPTSGAWTSGR, encoded by the coding sequence GTGTTCCCCGTCGTCCTGATCGGCGCACTCGCTCTCGTCGCGTGCGCACCGGCGACGGATGCCGCCTGGCGGCCGACCGCCTTCCCCGCCGCCCGGGTGGCGGTGACGGAATTCCCCGCCGCCATCGATCCCGCAACGGTGCCGGCGCTTCGACCGATCCGCATCCGCAACGACGAGGTGGGGGTCCAGGCCCGGGTGGCGCTCCTGCCCGGCCGCACGCCGCTGAACGACCGTGTCGTCGGCGCGGTGCGCGAGGCGATCGGCGCCCGCGAAGCGGCCACCGGCGTCTCCTACGCACCCCAGGTTCAGGCGCGCGGGGCGGGACTCGGAGAGCGGATGTGCATCACCGGATCGACCCGGCTTCCTGCCGCCGAGCTGCTCGCCGACCCCCGTCTCGGACCGGTCAACGGTTCGGGCACCGCGGTGGCCTGCGACATCGTCGTCGCCGCCGGACCCTACCTCGGGGTGCGGGTGCGGACGGTCTCCGGCGATGCGGCGACGATCGGCGGTGATACCTCGACCACGCTCTACACCGACCTCCGCACCGGCGAGACCCTCTCGGCCGACGCGCTGTGGACCCCCGAGGCGGGGCCCGCGCTGTGGGGAGACATCGTCGAGGCCCTCCGGCGCGACGCGGGCGCGCTGAGCCTCGCTCCGGTCCAACCCCCTGACGAGGCGGGGCTCGCCGTCATCGGCGCGGCGCTCGCCCGTTCCGTCCCCGCCGGGGGCGCCGTCGTCATCGAGGTGCCGGCCGGATTCAGCCCGCCCGAACTGCAGGCACTCGGCATCGCCGCGACGACCGAGCCGATGCCGGTCGCGGTACCGCTGGAGGTCGCGGCGCCGTATCTGACGCCGTTCGGAGCGGGCCTCGTCGGCGCCGTGGCATCCGCTCTTCCCTACGAAGCCCCGGCGAGCATCCCCGCCGGTGCCGACGCGATCGACTGCGAACTCGTTCCCTGCGTGGCGGTGACCTACGACGACGGCCCGTCGGAGTACACCGCCGGCATCCTCGACGAGCTCCGTGCCCGCGGGGCTGCCGCCACGTTCTACGTTCTGGGCGAGAAGGCCCGGGGCTGGGCCGATACGCTGCGCCGCATGCGCGACGAGGGGCACGAGATCGCCAACCACTCGTGGAGTCACCCGAGCCTCCCCTCTCTCACCGATGAGCAGGTCGCCGCACAGCTGCGCGACACGAGCGCTGCCATCCAGAACGTGGTGGGGACGCGTCCGACGAACTTCCGTCCGCCGTACGGCGAGTACAACCAGAACGTCCTGCGGATCGCGGGGCTGCCGGCGATCCTGTGGGATGTCGACACCTTCGACTACCAGCGACCCGAGGTCGACACGCTCATCTCGCGGGCTGTCGACGCCCCCCGTCCGGGCTCCATCGTGCTGATGCACGACATCCACCCCGGCACCGCG